The Vitis vinifera cultivar Pinot Noir 40024 chromosome 12, ASM3070453v1 genome has a segment encoding these proteins:
- the LOC104880811 gene encoding zinc finger BED domain-containing protein RICESLEEPER 1 isoform X1 translates to MEISESVIVRSSRLKSVVWNDFDRVKKGDTCVAICRHCKKKLSGSSTSGTSHLRNHLIRCRRRSNHDVAQLFASREKKKEGAVTLSNYTFDEDQRKDEVLNVVNIKFEQDQVKDGISNIGNNVIDQKRSRFDLARMIILHGYPLTMVEHLGFKIFVKNLQPLFDLVSLNGVEADCMEIYEKEKQKMYEVLDKLSGKISLGADMWNASGDVQYLCLTSQYIDESWELQKKILNFVIMDPSHTEDMLSEVIMTCLMDWDIDRKLFSMSLDCCSTNDNIMCRIRDRLSQNRFLLCDGQLFDIRCAANLVNMMVQDALEALSEVTCKIRESIRYVKSSQAVQEKFNEMAQQARVEGQKFLCLDNPLRWNLTYFMLEAALEYKDAFSLLQEHDSAYTMCPSDTEWERAGAIAGYLKLFIEVTHVFSGSKYPTANIYFPEICDIHLQLIDLCNSSDILISTLALKMKSKFDEYWKKCSLALAVAAILDPRFKMKLVEYYYSKIYGSNATVHIDDISVSIKALFNEHAICSPLASLDQGLAWQVGGSGRLSAGNYSRDRLLGFDKFLHETSQSQSVKSDLDKYLEEPLFPRNVDFSILNWWKVHTPKYPILSMMARNVLGIPMSKVALDSAFNMEGRVLDHDRSSLSPATVQALVCAQDWMRNELEDSKSFSSHSTLPLCVDTSQQVNDEVAIWSWV, encoded by the exons ATGGAAATATCAGAGTCCGTTATCGTCAGGTCTAGTAGACTGAAATCTGTTGTGTGGAATGACTTTGATAGGGTTAAGAAAGGTGATACCTGTGTGGCTATTTGCCGGCATTGTAAAAAGAAGCTCAGTGGATCAAGTACCAGTGGAACATCTCATTTGAGGAATCATTTAATTAGGTGTCGAAGAAGATCGAATCATGATGTGGCTCAACTATTTGCatcaagagaaaagaaaaaggaaggggCAGTTACCCTTTCTAATTATACGTTTGATGAAGATCAGAGGAAGGATGAAGTGCTTAATGTTgtgaatattaaatttgaacAGGATCAGGTGAAAGATGGCATATCTAATATTGGAAACAATGTTATTGATCAAAAGCGGAGTCGATTTGATCTTGCTCGAATGATAATTTTACATGGTTATCCTTTGACCATGGTTGAGCAtcttggttttaaaatatttgttaagaATCTACAGCCGTTGTTTGATCTTGTGTCGCTTAATGGAGTTGAGGCTGACTGTATGGAAATTTATgagaaagagaaacaaaagatgtaTGAAGTGTTGGATAAATTGTCTGGAAAGATCAGCCTCGGTGCTGATATGTGGAATGCTTCAGGAGATGTTCAATACCTTTGTTTGACGTCTCAGTATATTGATGAATCTTGGGAATTGCAGAAGAAGATTCTGAATTTTGTGATTATGGATCCCTCTCATACAGAAGATATGCTTTCAGAAGTTATCATGACATGTTTAATGGATTGGGATATTGATCGTAAGTTGTTTTCCATGTCATTGGATTGTTGTTCAACCAATGATAACATCATGTGCAGAATTAGAGATCGACTCTCACAAAATAGATTTCTATTATGTGATGGTCAATTATTTGATATACGCTGTGCTGCAAATCTTGTGAATATGATGGTCCAAGATGCCTTGGAAGCATTGTCTGAGGTAACCTGTAAGATTCGGGAAAGCATACGATATGTTAAAAGTTCACAAGCAGTGCAAGAGAAGTTCAATGAAATGGCTCAACAAGCTAGAGTTGAGGGTCAAAAATTCTTATGTCTTGATAATCCATTGCGGTGGAACTTGACATATTTTATGCTTGAAGCTGCCTTGGAGTACAAAGATGCATTCTCTCTTCTGCAAGAACATGACTCTGCCTATACAATGTGCCCATCTGATACGGAATGGGAGAGAGCAGGTGCTATTGCTGGCTACTTGAAGCTCTTCATTGAAGTTACTCATGTTTTCAGTGGGAGCAAGTACCCAACTGCAAATATATATTTCCCTGAGATTTGTGATATTCACTTGCAATTGATTGATTTGTGCAATAGCTCAGATATTCTTATTAGCACTTTGGCTTTGAAGATGAAAAGCAAGTTTGATGAGTATTGGAAGAAATGCAGCTTGGCTTTAGCAGTTGCAGCCATCTTAGATCCTCGATTCAAGATGAAATTGGTAGAGTACTACTATTCTAAAATTTACGGCAGTAATGCCACTGTTCACATTGATGATATTTCTGTCAGTATTAAAGCACTCTTCAATGAACATGCTATCTGCTCCCCTTTAGCTTCTTTGGATCAAGGTCTGGCTTGGCAGGTGGGTGGTAGTGGCAGGCTCAGTGCTGGAAATTACTCTAGGGACAGGCTGTTAGGCTTTGACAAATTCCTTCATGAAACTTCACAGAGTCAAAGTGTAAAGTCAGACTTGGACAAATACTTGGAGGAACCTCTCTTCCCTAGAAATGTTGATTTCAGCATATTAAATTGGTGGAAAGTTCACACTCCAAAATATCCTATTCTATCTATGATGGCACGCAATGTTTTGGGAATTCCTATGTCCAAAGTTGCCTTGGATTCGGCATTTAACATGGAAGGTAGAGTGCTAGATCATGATCGTAGTTCACTGAGTCCAGCTACTGTCCAAGCTTTAGTATGTGCACAAGATTGGATGCGGAATGAATTAGAAG ATTCAAAATCGTTCTCAAGCCATTCTACTTTGCCCTTATGTGTTGATACAAGTCAGCAAGTCAATG ATGAGGTGGCTATATGGTCCTGGGTTTGA
- the LOC104880811 gene encoding zinc finger BED domain-containing protein RICESLEEPER 1 isoform X2, which yields MEISESVIVRSSRLKSVVWNDFDRVKKGDTCVAICRHCKKKLSGSSTSGTSHLRNHLIRCRRRSNHDVAQLFASREKKKEGAVTLSNYTFDEDQRKDEVLNVVNIKFEQDQVKDGISNIGNNVIDQKRSRFDLARMIILHGYPLTMVEHLGFKIFVKNLQPLFDLVSLNGVEADCMEIYEKEKQKMYEVLDKLSGKISLGADMWNASGDVQYLCLTSQYIDESWELQKKILNFVIMDPSHTEDMLSEVIMTCLMDWDIDRKLFSMSLDCCSTNDNIMCRIRDRLSQNRFLLCDGQLFDIRCAANLVNMMVQDALEALSEVTCKIRESIRYVKSSQAVQEKFNEMAQQARVEGQKFLCLDNPLRWNLTYFMLEAALEYKDAFSLLQEHDSAYTMCPSDTEWERAGAIAGYLKLFIEVTHVFSGSKYPTANIYFPEICDIHLQLIDLCNSSDILISTLALKMKSKFDEYWKKCSLALAVAAILDPRFKMKLVEYYYSKIYGSNATVHIDDISVSIKALFNEHAICSPLASLDQGLAWQVGGSGRLSAGNYSRDRLLGFDKFLHETSQSQSVKSDLDKYLEEPLFPRNVDFSILNWWKVHTPKYPILSMMARNVLGIPMSKVALDSAFNMEGRVLDHDRSSLSPATVQALVCAQDWMRNELEDSKSFSSHSTLPLCVDTSQQVNVISGSR from the exons ATGGAAATATCAGAGTCCGTTATCGTCAGGTCTAGTAGACTGAAATCTGTTGTGTGGAATGACTTTGATAGGGTTAAGAAAGGTGATACCTGTGTGGCTATTTGCCGGCATTGTAAAAAGAAGCTCAGTGGATCAAGTACCAGTGGAACATCTCATTTGAGGAATCATTTAATTAGGTGTCGAAGAAGATCGAATCATGATGTGGCTCAACTATTTGCatcaagagaaaagaaaaaggaaggggCAGTTACCCTTTCTAATTATACGTTTGATGAAGATCAGAGGAAGGATGAAGTGCTTAATGTTgtgaatattaaatttgaacAGGATCAGGTGAAAGATGGCATATCTAATATTGGAAACAATGTTATTGATCAAAAGCGGAGTCGATTTGATCTTGCTCGAATGATAATTTTACATGGTTATCCTTTGACCATGGTTGAGCAtcttggttttaaaatatttgttaagaATCTACAGCCGTTGTTTGATCTTGTGTCGCTTAATGGAGTTGAGGCTGACTGTATGGAAATTTATgagaaagagaaacaaaagatgtaTGAAGTGTTGGATAAATTGTCTGGAAAGATCAGCCTCGGTGCTGATATGTGGAATGCTTCAGGAGATGTTCAATACCTTTGTTTGACGTCTCAGTATATTGATGAATCTTGGGAATTGCAGAAGAAGATTCTGAATTTTGTGATTATGGATCCCTCTCATACAGAAGATATGCTTTCAGAAGTTATCATGACATGTTTAATGGATTGGGATATTGATCGTAAGTTGTTTTCCATGTCATTGGATTGTTGTTCAACCAATGATAACATCATGTGCAGAATTAGAGATCGACTCTCACAAAATAGATTTCTATTATGTGATGGTCAATTATTTGATATACGCTGTGCTGCAAATCTTGTGAATATGATGGTCCAAGATGCCTTGGAAGCATTGTCTGAGGTAACCTGTAAGATTCGGGAAAGCATACGATATGTTAAAAGTTCACAAGCAGTGCAAGAGAAGTTCAATGAAATGGCTCAACAAGCTAGAGTTGAGGGTCAAAAATTCTTATGTCTTGATAATCCATTGCGGTGGAACTTGACATATTTTATGCTTGAAGCTGCCTTGGAGTACAAAGATGCATTCTCTCTTCTGCAAGAACATGACTCTGCCTATACAATGTGCCCATCTGATACGGAATGGGAGAGAGCAGGTGCTATTGCTGGCTACTTGAAGCTCTTCATTGAAGTTACTCATGTTTTCAGTGGGAGCAAGTACCCAACTGCAAATATATATTTCCCTGAGATTTGTGATATTCACTTGCAATTGATTGATTTGTGCAATAGCTCAGATATTCTTATTAGCACTTTGGCTTTGAAGATGAAAAGCAAGTTTGATGAGTATTGGAAGAAATGCAGCTTGGCTTTAGCAGTTGCAGCCATCTTAGATCCTCGATTCAAGATGAAATTGGTAGAGTACTACTATTCTAAAATTTACGGCAGTAATGCCACTGTTCACATTGATGATATTTCTGTCAGTATTAAAGCACTCTTCAATGAACATGCTATCTGCTCCCCTTTAGCTTCTTTGGATCAAGGTCTGGCTTGGCAGGTGGGTGGTAGTGGCAGGCTCAGTGCTGGAAATTACTCTAGGGACAGGCTGTTAGGCTTTGACAAATTCCTTCATGAAACTTCACAGAGTCAAAGTGTAAAGTCAGACTTGGACAAATACTTGGAGGAACCTCTCTTCCCTAGAAATGTTGATTTCAGCATATTAAATTGGTGGAAAGTTCACACTCCAAAATATCCTATTCTATCTATGATGGCACGCAATGTTTTGGGAATTCCTATGTCCAAAGTTGCCTTGGATTCGGCATTTAACATGGAAGGTAGAGTGCTAGATCATGATCGTAGTTCACTGAGTCCAGCTACTGTCCAAGCTTTAGTATGTGCACAAGATTGGATGCGGAATGAATTAGAAG ATTCAAAATCGTTCTCAAGCCATTCTACTTTGCCCTTATGTGTTGATACAAGTCAGCAAGTCAATG TTATTTCTGGATCAAGATGA